From Amycolatopsis sp. YIM 10, the proteins below share one genomic window:
- a CDS encoding sugar-binding transcriptional regulator, producing MPPTREQQLLVKAARLYYEQGQSQNQVADTLGVSRSSVSRMLAAARERGIVQIRINDPAGRDLELEGELTARFGLRDCRVAENASGERPLPRVGDLGARWLLDNLHSGQRVGVSWGHSVHAVVQHVPEESALDVEVLPLVGGLSAVESVIAGEELVRELAARLGGRFQRLHAPALLTSKGGRDVLLAEPSIRAILEQARRAHVAVVGIGSFGVGSSAALVKALELTPDEHREFENLGPVGDFCARFFDADGRPVPGPVDDRVLSTTLADLAGIPTVAGVAAGTEKARGTLGALRTGVLDVLICDQLLANALLGNASA from the coding sequence ATGCCGCCGACCAGGGAACAGCAGTTGCTGGTCAAGGCCGCCCGGCTGTACTACGAGCAGGGGCAGTCGCAGAACCAGGTCGCCGACACACTGGGCGTGAGCCGCTCCAGCGTGTCGCGGATGCTGGCGGCGGCCAGGGAACGCGGCATCGTGCAGATCCGCATCAACGACCCGGCCGGCCGGGATCTGGAGCTGGAAGGCGAACTCACCGCGCGGTTCGGGCTGCGCGACTGCCGGGTCGCGGAGAACGCCTCGGGCGAGCGGCCGCTGCCCCGGGTCGGCGACCTCGGCGCGCGCTGGCTGCTGGACAACCTCCACTCCGGACAGCGGGTGGGCGTGTCCTGGGGCCACAGCGTGCACGCGGTGGTCCAGCACGTGCCGGAGGAGAGCGCGCTCGACGTCGAAGTGCTGCCGCTGGTGGGCGGGCTGTCGGCGGTCGAATCGGTGATCGCGGGGGAGGAACTCGTCCGCGAACTGGCGGCCCGGCTCGGCGGCCGGTTCCAGCGGCTGCACGCGCCCGCGCTGCTGACCTCCAAAGGTGGCAGGGACGTGCTGCTCGCGGAACCGTCCATCAGGGCCATCCTGGAGCAGGCGCGGCGGGCGCACGTCGCGGTGGTCGGCATCGGCAGCTTCGGCGTGGGGTCGTCGGCGGCACTGGTGAAGGCGCTGGAACTGACGCCGGACGAGCACCGCGAATTCGAGAACCTCGGCCCGGTGGGGGATTTCTGCGCCCGGTTCTTCGACGCCGACGGCAGACCGGTGCCGGGGCCGGTGGACGACAGGGTGCTCAGCACCACGCTCGCGGACCTGGCAGGCATTCCCACGGTGGCCGGTGTCGCGGCCGGCACCGAGAAGGCACGCGGCACCCTCGGCGCGCTGCGCACCGGCGTGCTCGACGTGCTGATCTGCGACCAGTTGCTCGCCAACGCGTTGCTGGGCAACGCTTCCGCCTGA
- a CDS encoding serine hydrolase, translating into MNTSTRNTSTRNKASLRRGFRRTALAVAVLTGVATSTVVAAPRATAAHDRPELRQAIQEFVDAGYAGIQLRVHDERGEWAGSAGVRKLGGTAKPPTNGHFRIGSTTKTFVATLVLQLVADGKLGLDSPVAGHLPGFGLNPEITVRMLLGHTSGLPDFVADPVVPGIPWQGEEWVANRFHTHQPEDLVRLALTGPPRFAPGTSWSYSNTNYVLAKLLIEKITGRPYGEEMKRRIFQPLGLADTVVPGAWSGMPSPYAHAYYRYLDDGQWKTIDVTRQNPSWISAAGEMISTTEDLHKFFSALQKGELVPAPLLAEMRETHPDSAGFFGRYGLGQYVLDTGADCAGPVLNHNGSNNGYGALMYSTPDGSKTMTASITTGDAPINQAEVFPAELKKLLDVVFCGG; encoded by the coding sequence ATGAACACGTCAACCAGGAACACCTCAACCAGGAACAAGGCCTCGTTGCGGCGGGGCTTCCGGCGAACGGCGCTGGCGGTCGCGGTGCTGACCGGAGTGGCCACCTCCACCGTGGTGGCCGCACCGCGGGCCACCGCGGCGCATGATCGCCCGGAGCTGCGGCAGGCGATCCAGGAGTTCGTCGACGCCGGTTACGCCGGGATCCAGCTGCGCGTGCACGACGAGCGGGGCGAATGGGCCGGCAGTGCCGGGGTGCGCAAGCTGGGCGGAACCGCCAAGCCGCCGACGAACGGGCACTTCCGGATCGGCAGCACCACCAAGACCTTCGTCGCGACCCTGGTGCTGCAACTCGTGGCCGACGGCAAGCTCGGGCTGGACAGCCCGGTGGCCGGCCACCTGCCCGGGTTCGGGCTGAACCCGGAGATCACCGTGCGGATGCTGCTCGGGCACACCAGCGGGCTGCCCGACTTCGTCGCCGACCCGGTCGTGCCCGGAATCCCCTGGCAGGGCGAGGAATGGGTGGCCAACCGGTTCCACACCCACCAGCCGGAGGACCTGGTGCGGCTGGCGCTGACCGGGCCGCCGAGGTTCGCCCCGGGCACGAGCTGGAGCTACTCCAACACCAACTACGTGCTGGCCAAACTCCTGATCGAGAAGATCACCGGCCGTCCCTACGGCGAGGAGATGAAGCGGCGGATCTTCCAGCCACTCGGGCTCGCGGACACCGTGGTACCCGGCGCCTGGTCCGGAATGCCCTCGCCGTACGCCCACGCCTACTACCGCTACCTCGACGACGGCCAGTGGAAGACCATCGACGTCACCCGCCAGAACCCGTCCTGGATCTCCGCCGCCGGTGAGATGATCTCCACCACCGAGGACCTCCACAAGTTCTTCTCCGCGCTGCAAAAGGGTGAACTGGTTCCGGCCCCGTTGCTCGCCGAGATGCGCGAGACGCACCCCGACAGCGCCGGGTTCTTCGGCCGCTACGGCCTCGGGCAATACGTACTGGACACCGGCGCGGACTGCGCCGGACCCGTGCTCAACCACAACGGCAGCAACAACGGTTACGGCGCGCTGATGTACAGCACGCCCGACGGCAGCAAGACCATGACCGCCTCCATCACCACCGGTGACGCCCCGATCAACCAAGCCGAAGTCTTCCCCGCGGAACTGAAGAAGCTCCTCGACGTCGTGTTCTGCGGCGGGTAG
- a CDS encoding bifunctional 2-polyprenyl-6-hydroxyphenol methylase/3-demethylubiquinol 3-O-methyltransferase UbiG, protein MSGIPSSTWYVDFFTELPNEFWRRAVPPGATVDEIDFAERRLGLAPRSRVLDVPCGSGRHSLELARRGHRVTGVDLSAEAIRHARRAAVGLDIELVRADMREIPRDNEFDAVVCLGNSFGYLELDGLREFAVALGGAVRPGGGLVVDFASAAESILPGYLAEPRTIRTGDITVLATSEYDVAGSRTFSHYRFTRGEEEAELTAIHHVYTVAQIIDLLSGNGFTDFELFGGTGGEPYGIGSRRLLLTAHRMS, encoded by the coding sequence ATGTCCGGAATACCTTCATCCACCTGGTACGTGGACTTCTTCACCGAACTGCCCAACGAGTTCTGGCGACGCGCCGTGCCGCCAGGGGCCACCGTCGATGAGATCGATTTCGCCGAAAGACGCCTCGGTCTCGCGCCGCGCTCGCGGGTTCTGGACGTGCCGTGCGGCAGCGGGCGGCACAGCCTCGAACTCGCCAGGCGCGGGCACCGGGTGACCGGTGTCGACCTGTCCGCCGAAGCGATCCGGCACGCCCGGCGCGCTGCCGTCGGGCTCGACATCGAACTCGTTCGCGCCGACATGCGGGAGATCCCGCGGGACAACGAGTTCGACGCCGTGGTGTGCCTCGGCAACAGCTTCGGTTACCTCGAACTCGACGGCCTGCGAGAGTTCGCCGTCGCGCTGGGCGGGGCTGTCCGGCCGGGCGGCGGACTGGTCGTCGACTTCGCCTCGGCGGCCGAGTCGATCCTGCCCGGCTACCTGGCCGAGCCGCGGACCATCCGGACCGGCGACATCACCGTTCTCGCGACCAGCGAGTACGACGTCGCCGGGAGCCGGACGTTCAGCCACTACCGGTTCACCCGCGGCGAAGAGGAGGCCGAACTGACCGCGATCCACCACGTGTACACGGTGGCGCAGATCATCGACCTCCTGTCCGGCAACGGGTTCACCGATTTCGAGCTGTTCGGCGGCACGGGCGGCGAACCCTACGGGATCGGGAGCCGGCGACTCCTGCTCACCGCGCACCGAATGTCCTGA
- a CDS encoding PTS glucitol/sorbitol transporter subunit IIA, with protein sequence MTVYYESTILRAGEEARDMVDGGVLILYADPIPDALESVSVVHSPTGKPEREVRAGDIFRIGEAEIELVAVGERADENLRTLGHIVVYLNPDEGTTLLPGAVHGRGPASLPTAGAKLSLSGQP encoded by the coding sequence ATGACTGTCTATTACGAAAGCACGATCCTGCGAGCCGGTGAGGAAGCGCGGGACATGGTCGACGGTGGCGTGCTGATCCTGTACGCCGACCCGATCCCGGACGCGCTGGAAAGCGTCAGCGTGGTGCACTCCCCCACCGGCAAGCCGGAACGGGAAGTGCGGGCGGGCGACATCTTCCGCATCGGCGAAGCGGAGATCGAGCTGGTCGCGGTCGGCGAGCGCGCCGACGAGAACCTGCGCACGCTCGGGCACATCGTCGTCTACCTCAACCCGGACGAGGGCACGACCCTGCTGCCGGGCGCGGTGCACGGCCGGGGACCCGCGTCCCTGCCCACCGCCGGCGCCAAGCTGTCGCTGAGCGGGCAGCCATGA
- a CDS encoding PTS glucitol/sorbitol transporter subunit IIC — MELAVMAQQADTESGSGPLGVLEWLGSHFIGLFTASGEQFVSLVTGILPTLIVLLTAMYALTTFIGEQRVTRAVRWSARWWITRYTIMPILAVLMLTNPMAYSFGRFLPERHKPAFYDSTVSFVHPVTTFFPYANAGELFVWLGVANGVTQLGQSTVPLALRYFLVGILIIFIRGVVTERITAFMIKRTGRTEVFADFDRQFEAAKGAAK, encoded by the coding sequence ATGGAGCTTGCTGTAATGGCGCAGCAGGCGGACACCGAGTCCGGGTCCGGTCCCCTCGGTGTCCTGGAGTGGCTCGGCAGCCACTTCATCGGGCTGTTCACCGCCTCCGGCGAGCAGTTCGTGAGCCTGGTGACCGGCATCCTGCCCACGCTGATCGTGCTGCTGACCGCGATGTACGCGCTCACCACGTTCATCGGCGAGCAGCGCGTGACCCGAGCGGTGCGCTGGTCGGCCCGCTGGTGGATCACCCGCTACACGATCATGCCGATCCTGGCCGTGCTCATGCTGACCAATCCGATGGCCTACTCGTTCGGCCGATTCCTGCCCGAGCGGCACAAACCGGCCTTCTACGACTCGACGGTGTCCTTTGTGCACCCGGTGACCACCTTCTTCCCGTACGCCAACGCCGGTGAGCTTTTTGTCTGGCTCGGGGTGGCGAACGGCGTGACCCAGCTCGGGCAGTCGACGGTGCCGCTGGCGCTGCGGTACTTCCTGGTCGGCATCCTGATCATCTTCATCCGCGGTGTGGTGACCGAGCGGATCACCGCGTTCATGATCAAGCGGACCGGGCGCACCGAGGTGTTCGCGGACTTCGACCGGCAGTTCGAAGCGGCCAAGGGAGCGGCGAAATGA
- a CDS encoding beta-L-arabinofuranosidase domain-containing protein: MSSSFSRRRLLQATGAAAVASAAGYYVSGSPAHAAIAPVRPDLGVSAHPFQLGQVRLTASRWLDNQNRTVNYLRSVNVDRLLYNFRANHRLSTNGAAANGGWDAPTFPFRTHMQGHFLSAWAQVYAVTGDTTCRDKANYMVAELAKCQANNGAAGFNSGYLSGFAEADFTALEARTLNNGNVPYYCIHKTMAGLLDVWRLMESTQARDVLLRLAGWVDWRTGRLTLQQMQTMMQTEFGGMNAVLADLYQQTGDSRWLTAAQRFDHAAVFNPLAANQDQLNGLHANTQVPKWIGAAREYKATGTTRYRDIAGNAWNICVGAHTYVIGGNSQAEHFRPPNAIAGYLNKDTCESCNTYNMLKLTRELFALDPGRVQLFDYYERAWLNQMIGQQNPADAHGHVTYFTPLNPGGRRGVGPAWGGGTWSTDYDSFWCCQGTGLEMHTALMDSIYFHDDTTLIVNMFLPSVLNWSQRGITVTQTTSYPVGDTTTLQVTGNVSGTWPMRLRIPGWTTGATISVNGAVQDITTTPGSYATLTRSWSSGDTVALQLPMRIIMRPANDNPNVAAVTYGPTVLSGNYGNTSLNSLPALNTASITRTSNSSLAFTATANGSTVNLGPFYDAHGHNYTVYWNTSGQSGGTSRLVNVGSGLVLGIQDMSTADGGRALQWQDSGTADHNWEVIADGNAVRFRNANSGKVLGVRDMSTADNAHVLQWSDNGTADHRWTLLDQGDGTYKIRNVHSGKLLGIENNSTGVGAFAVQDSDNGTADNRWRIMGN; the protein is encoded by the coding sequence ATGTCTTCCTCGTTCAGCCGGCGGCGACTTCTGCAAGCCACCGGAGCCGCGGCGGTCGCCTCGGCCGCGGGGTACTACGTCAGCGGCTCGCCCGCCCACGCGGCGATCGCCCCGGTCAGGCCGGACCTCGGCGTGTCCGCGCATCCCTTCCAGCTCGGCCAGGTACGGCTGACCGCGAGCCGGTGGCTGGACAACCAGAACCGCACCGTGAACTACCTGCGGTCGGTCAACGTCGACCGGTTGCTGTACAACTTCCGCGCCAACCACCGGCTGTCCACCAACGGCGCCGCCGCCAACGGCGGCTGGGACGCGCCGACGTTCCCCTTCCGCACCCACATGCAGGGCCATTTCCTCTCGGCCTGGGCGCAGGTGTACGCCGTGACAGGGGACACCACCTGCCGGGACAAGGCCAACTACATGGTCGCGGAGTTGGCCAAGTGCCAAGCCAACAACGGTGCCGCCGGGTTCAACAGCGGGTACCTGTCCGGCTTCGCCGAGGCCGACTTCACCGCGCTGGAGGCGCGGACCCTGAACAACGGCAACGTGCCGTACTACTGCATCCACAAGACGATGGCCGGTCTGCTGGACGTGTGGCGCCTCATGGAAAGCACGCAGGCGCGCGACGTGCTGTTGCGGCTGGCGGGCTGGGTCGACTGGCGCACCGGCAGGCTGACCCTCCAGCAGATGCAGACCATGATGCAGACGGAGTTCGGTGGCATGAACGCCGTGCTGGCCGACCTGTACCAGCAGACCGGCGACTCGCGCTGGCTCACCGCCGCCCAGCGGTTCGACCACGCCGCGGTGTTCAACCCGCTCGCGGCCAACCAGGACCAGCTCAACGGACTGCACGCCAACACGCAGGTGCCGAAATGGATCGGCGCCGCCCGGGAGTACAAGGCCACCGGCACCACCCGCTACCGGGACATCGCAGGCAACGCCTGGAACATCTGCGTCGGCGCGCACACCTATGTCATCGGCGGCAACAGCCAGGCCGAGCACTTCCGGCCGCCCAACGCCATCGCCGGTTACCTCAACAAGGACACCTGCGAAAGCTGCAACACCTACAACATGCTCAAGCTCACCAGGGAGCTGTTCGCGCTGGACCCCGGCCGGGTCCAGCTGTTCGACTACTACGAGCGGGCGTGGCTGAACCAGATGATCGGCCAGCAGAACCCGGCCGACGCCCACGGGCACGTCACCTACTTCACCCCGCTCAACCCGGGAGGCCGCCGCGGGGTGGGACCGGCGTGGGGCGGCGGCACGTGGAGCACCGACTACGACTCCTTCTGGTGCTGCCAGGGCACGGGCCTGGAGATGCACACCGCGCTGATGGACTCCATCTACTTCCACGACGACACGACGCTGATCGTGAACATGTTCCTGCCGTCGGTGCTCAACTGGTCGCAGCGCGGGATCACGGTCACGCAGACCACGTCGTATCCGGTCGGTGACACGACCACCCTGCAGGTCACCGGCAATGTCAGCGGGACGTGGCCGATGCGTCTCCGCATCCCGGGCTGGACCACCGGGGCCACCATCAGCGTCAACGGTGCGGTCCAGGACATCACCACCACACCGGGCAGTTACGCCACCCTCACCCGCTCGTGGAGCTCCGGCGACACGGTCGCCCTCCAGCTGCCGATGCGAATCATCATGCGGCCGGCCAACGACAACCCGAACGTCGCCGCGGTCACCTACGGCCCGACGGTGCTGTCCGGGAACTACGGGAACACCTCGCTCAACTCCCTGCCGGCGCTGAACACCGCTTCGATCACCAGGACCAGCAACAGCTCGCTCGCCTTCACCGCCACCGCGAACGGCTCCACCGTCAACCTGGGCCCCTTCTACGACGCCCACGGCCACAACTACACGGTCTACTGGAACACCAGCGGTCAGAGCGGCGGCACTTCCCGGCTGGTCAACGTGGGCAGCGGTCTGGTGCTGGGCATCCAGGACATGTCAACGGCCGACGGTGGCCGCGCGCTGCAGTGGCAGGACTCGGGCACCGCGGACCACAACTGGGAGGTCATCGCCGACGGCAACGCGGTCCGCTTCCGCAACGCCAACAGCGGCAAGGTGCTCGGCGTACGGGACATGTCCACAGCGGACAACGCACACGTCCTGCAGTGGTCGGACAACGGCACCGCCGATCACCGGTGGACGCTGCTCGACCAGGGAGACGGGACGTACAAGATCCGCAACGTGCACAGCGGCAAGCTGCTCGGCATCGAAAACAACTCCACCGGTGTGGGCGCGTTCGCGGTCCAGGACTCCGACAACGGAACCGCCGACAACCGTTGGCGCATCATGGGCAACTAG
- a CDS encoding transcriptional regulator GutM, producing the protein MTWQAAAIMVGGFVVAGFFSYRQHLRYARVINQVAAEENRAGVLLVTGRAKGWRRGAVVLLVVDRRQDSVTRALAMEGASVFARFRERPELNGPLGTLAERARSKAVAKAAAEALAMKSRLTAGHRTAA; encoded by the coding sequence ATGACCTGGCAGGCGGCGGCCATCATGGTGGGCGGGTTCGTGGTGGCGGGCTTCTTCAGCTACCGCCAGCACCTGCGCTACGCCCGGGTGATCAACCAGGTCGCGGCCGAGGAGAACCGCGCGGGCGTGCTGCTGGTGACCGGCCGGGCCAAGGGCTGGCGGCGTGGCGCGGTGGTCCTGCTGGTGGTCGATCGGCGGCAGGACTCGGTGACCAGGGCGCTGGCCATGGAAGGCGCCTCGGTGTTCGCCCGGTTCCGCGAGCGGCCGGAACTCAACGGGCCGCTCGGCACCCTCGCCGAGCGCGCTCGGTCCAAGGCCGTGGCCAAGGCGGCGGCCGAGGCGCTGGCGATGAAGTCCCGGCTGACCGCGGGACATCGAACCGCCGCCTGA
- a CDS encoding PTS glucitol/sorbitol transporter subunit IIB yields MTETHVSRKVFVRPGDGGWGKGLLLRVDGKRDKVLSVTGGGIHPVAARIAELTGAEAVDGFHTTVPDDEVVAAVINCGGTARIGVYPRKGIPTVDVYAGAPGGPLAKFITEELFVSAVGVKEVVESESDRPAATDEPPKVPPRDERPSAREVAATVTGGSSTGFGRVFDAVSGVFVKFGSGVGSFVNTMLSSGRQTVELTLTTILPFMAYVSLLLGFVHYTGIATGIANVLSPIASNPLGLVALSLVVSLPFLSPILGPGAAIAQVVGTLMGSQIAIGALPVQYALPTLFAINGQVGCDFIPVGLALGEAKPETVAVGTPAVLLSRLITAPLAVIIAWGASFGL; encoded by the coding sequence ATGACCGAGACGCACGTTTCCCGCAAGGTGTTCGTCCGGCCAGGTGACGGCGGCTGGGGCAAGGGCCTGCTGCTGCGCGTCGACGGCAAGCGCGACAAGGTGCTGTCGGTGACCGGTGGCGGCATCCACCCGGTGGCGGCCAGGATCGCCGAACTGACCGGCGCGGAGGCCGTCGACGGCTTCCACACCACCGTGCCCGACGACGAGGTGGTCGCCGCGGTGATCAACTGCGGTGGCACGGCACGGATCGGCGTCTACCCGCGCAAGGGAATCCCGACCGTGGACGTCTACGCCGGCGCGCCGGGCGGGCCGCTGGCGAAGTTCATCACCGAGGAACTCTTCGTCTCGGCGGTCGGGGTCAAGGAGGTGGTTGAGTCCGAAAGCGACAGGCCTGCCGCGACCGATGAACCACCGAAGGTGCCGCCACGGGACGAACGCCCGTCGGCCAGGGAGGTCGCGGCGACGGTGACCGGTGGCTCCTCGACCGGATTCGGGCGGGTGTTCGACGCGGTGTCCGGGGTGTTCGTGAAGTTCGGTTCGGGCGTCGGGTCCTTTGTGAACACGATGCTGTCCTCGGGACGCCAGACCGTCGAACTGACGCTCACCACGATCCTGCCGTTCATGGCCTACGTCAGCCTGCTGCTGGGTTTTGTGCACTACACCGGGATCGCCACGGGGATCGCCAACGTGCTCTCCCCGATCGCGAGCAATCCGCTGGGCCTGGTGGCGCTCTCGCTGGTGGTCTCGCTGCCGTTCCTCTCCCCCATCCTCGGCCCGGGCGCGGCCATCGCGCAGGTGGTCGGCACGCTGATGGGCAGTCAGATCGCGATCGGCGCGCTGCCGGTGCAGTACGCGCTGCCCACCCTGTTCGCGATCAACGGGCAGGTCGGCTGCGACTTCATCCCGGTAGGACTGGCACTCGGCGAGGCGAAACCGGAAACCGTCGCGGTCGGCACGCCCGCCGTCCTGCTCAGCCGGTTGATCACGGCCCCGCTCGCGGTCATCATCGCCTGGGGCGCGAGCTTCGGACTCTAA
- a CDS encoding HPr family phosphocarrier protein produces MPEIKARIASPVGLHARPASLFVKAAARHDGAVSIGRPGADPVDARSMLSVLSLAIGHGEEVVIRADGDNAEETLTELSLLVSTVDV; encoded by the coding sequence ATGCCTGAGATCAAAGCCCGGATCGCCTCGCCGGTGGGGCTGCACGCGCGCCCGGCGAGCCTGTTCGTCAAGGCGGCCGCGCGGCACGACGGCGCCGTTTCGATCGGCAGGCCCGGCGCCGATCCCGTCGACGCCCGCAGCATGCTTTCCGTGCTGAGCCTCGCGATCGGCCACGGGGAGGAGGTGGTGATCCGGGCGGACGGCGACAACGCCGAGGAAACGCTCACCGAACTATCCCTGCTTGTGTCCACTGTGGACGTGTGA
- a CDS encoding phosphoenolpyruvate--protein phosphotransferase: MPETRLSGVAVSPGRAGGPVVRVAEPLGEPPRTPPPVDPAADAARIEPAAAIVARRLEELAATSHGEAAEILTTTAAMATDPALIREAERLVTVEELPAPRAVHDAAGGFARSLAAAGGYLAERVRDIEDVRDRIVAELLGAAPPGVPDLPSPSVLVARDLAPADTAGLDPAKVLALVTEQGGPTSHTAILARALGIPAVVAVRGLLEFDAGALLVDGDTGYVERADPRAPVVTAVRPVSADWNGVGSTADRHRVKVLGNVGSTSDARAAVAAGAEGVGLFRTEFCFLDAPGEPGVAEQRAAYAAVLGPFAGKPVVVRTLDAGADKPLAFLAPEPEPNPALGVRGLRVAFERPGVLERQLEAIAAAAADSGAEVSVMAPMVATAQEAEWFAKRARSAGISRTGVMIEVPAAALAAGEILDVVDFVSVGTNDLAQYTFAADRQLGAVAALNDPWLPALLRLIELIGEAGRAAGKPVGVCGEAAADPRLARVLVGLGVTSLSMNAAAIKAVGASLATATLADCEAQARDALAHRKDAPA; this comes from the coding sequence ATGCCGGAAACGAGGCTGTCCGGGGTCGCGGTGAGCCCGGGACGGGCGGGCGGCCCCGTCGTCCGGGTCGCCGAACCGCTCGGCGAACCCCCGCGCACGCCGCCTCCGGTCGATCCGGCGGCCGATGCCGCACGCATCGAGCCCGCCGCGGCGATCGTCGCGCGACGGCTCGAAGAACTCGCCGCCACCTCGCATGGCGAGGCGGCCGAAATCCTCACCACCACCGCCGCGATGGCGACCGATCCGGCACTGATCCGCGAAGCGGAACGGCTGGTCACCGTCGAAGAACTGCCCGCACCGCGAGCCGTCCACGACGCCGCGGGTGGCTTCGCCCGGTCACTTGCCGCCGCGGGCGGATATCTCGCCGAACGGGTGCGCGACATCGAGGACGTGCGGGACCGCATCGTCGCCGAACTGCTCGGCGCCGCGCCTCCGGGCGTGCCGGACCTGCCGTCGCCGAGCGTGCTGGTCGCCCGCGACCTCGCCCCGGCCGACACCGCCGGGCTCGACCCCGCCAAGGTGCTCGCACTGGTGACCGAGCAGGGCGGGCCGACCAGCCACACCGCGATCCTCGCGCGGGCACTCGGCATTCCCGCCGTTGTCGCCGTGCGGGGACTGCTGGAATTCGACGCCGGCGCACTGCTCGTCGACGGCGACACCGGGTACGTCGAGCGCGCCGACCCGCGTGCGCCCGTGGTGACCGCCGTCCGGCCGGTGAGCGCCGATTGGAACGGCGTGGGCTCGACCGCGGATCGGCATCGTGTCAAGGTTCTCGGCAACGTGGGGTCCACATCGGACGCTCGTGCCGCGGTGGCGGCCGGTGCCGAGGGCGTCGGGCTGTTCCGCACCGAGTTCTGTTTCCTGGACGCACCCGGCGAACCGGGTGTCGCCGAGCAACGGGCGGCCTACGCGGCGGTCTTGGGCCCGTTCGCCGGTAAGCCCGTGGTGGTGCGCACGCTCGATGCCGGAGCGGACAAGCCGTTGGCCTTCCTCGCCCCGGAACCCGAACCGAACCCCGCACTGGGCGTGCGCGGCCTGCGCGTCGCCTTCGAGCGGCCGGGCGTGCTGGAGCGCCAGCTCGAAGCGATCGCCGCGGCCGCCGCCGATTCCGGTGCCGAGGTGTCGGTGATGGCACCGATGGTGGCCACCGCACAGGAGGCGGAGTGGTTCGCGAAGCGGGCCCGATCCGCCGGGATCAGCCGGACCGGGGTGATGATCGAAGTGCCCGCCGCCGCGCTGGCGGCCGGGGAGATCCTGGACGTGGTCGACTTCGTTTCGGTCGGCACCAACGATCTCGCGCAGTACACCTTCGCCGCGGATCGGCAACTCGGTGCGGTGGCGGCGTTGAACGACCCGTGGCTGCCCGCGCTGCTCCGGTTGATCGAGCTGATCGGGGAGGCCGGGCGAGCGGCGGGCAAGCCGGTCGGTGTCTGCGGAGAAGCCGCCGCGGACCCGCGCCTGGCCCGGGTCCTGGTCGGTCTCGGCGTGACGAGCCTGTCGATGAACGCGGCGGCGATCAAGGCGGTCGGCGCGAGCCTGGCGACCGCCACCCTGGCCGACTGCGAAGCGCAAGCCCGCGACGCACTGGCACACCGGAAGGACGCACCAGCCTGA